A single genomic interval of Helianthus annuus cultivar XRQ/B unplaced genomic scaffold, HanXRQr2.0-SUNRISE HanXRQChr00c084, whole genome shotgun sequence harbors:
- the LOC110910839 gene encoding E3 ubiquitin-protein ligase RHA2B, producing MGALSRFIAHVYTLLLIFFTVLVLELIILFRSVAGTIGYSAEDHPITTAQYLKLIEDKNPCGRYKVVVGGESKECSVCLSVLEDGDEIRRLKCRHVFHKGCVDKWLEQDRATCPICRRLVLPEAVVVRYSQRRQVEPHRRRREFYGGSDEELILLLTSLHGNYMRRFM from the coding sequence ATGGGGGCACTCTCCAGATTCATTGCCCACGTGTACACTCTCCTCCTAATATTCTTCACCGTCCTCGTACTCGAGCTCATAATATTATTCCGATCAGTCGCCGGAACCATCGGTTACTCCGCCGAAGACCACCCAATCACCACCGCACAGTACCTTAAACTGATCGAAGACAAAAACCCATGTGGCAGGTACAAGGTAGTTGTTGGAGGAGAGAGCAAAGAGTGTTCGGTTTGTTTGTCGGTGTTGGAAGATGGTGATGAGATTAGGAGGTTAAAATGCCGCCACGTGTTTCACAAGGGGTGTGTGGACAAGTGGCTGGAACAGGATAGGGCCACGTGTCCGATTTGCCGGAGGTTGGTGTTGCCGGAGGCGGTTGTGGTTAGGTACAGTCAGCGGCGGCAAGTTGAGCCGCATCGCCGCCGCCGTGAGTTCTACGGGGGTAGCGATGAGGAGCTTATTTTGTTGTTGACGTCTTTGCACGGTAATTATATGCGTCGGTTTATGTGA